CCAATCCATTCTCCCACCTTCTCCCTGGTTTCATCTGGATGTTAATGCCTACCCCTATCCCCAACCTAAACATAAAAAATTTCAGTCTTaccggaaaaaaaataaaaaattggaaCACAGGTCATAGAGATCTCTTCCTCAGTCACGTGAGGTAGAAAACAAACGCAGTCTTATGATAATTAGGACATACAATTAGATAGTCCATGATCACATAGGAGCCAGTCTTACGGCTAAAAAAGTATCCAATGATCCCATCCAACCATGATACCAAAAAGAATTTTACTATATTGTAGACAGAAATTGGACACTTCCAGTTCCACTAGGGAGAACAAGGAGGAAGACTTGGGCATCAGGACTGTCGATATACAATTAGCACTTTAAAGAACTTCTAATTATTCCCTTTCCCCAAAAAATCACAAAAAAGAAATACAAAAGCCTACACCTATACCATCATCATACACTTATAGATCATATATGAAAGAAAAACGGATAGGATGATCACAGGGACAAGCCAGCCAAGAAGGCCACCCCAGTGGAGGGTAGCCAAGAAGATCCGTAGATAAACTGCGCCACGGTGAACTTACTGGCCTCCTCCGGCAACGTTATCACCCTATATCCCGTCCAATTCACTCTCTTTCCCAGGGCCGCCCCCGGCCCGTAATTCATGTACTCACCGTAGTATAGCGTATCCAGCGCAAAAGTAGCATTCCACTCCAACCAGCCCGCCGGGTTGATATGATCTCCCATGTAGGATAGCATATACACTGTCCTGGAGTAGAGCTTCCACGGCCGGCCCAGATAAGTCGAATAGTTCCACCTCACCGGCACCAGGTCCGGCGTGGCGGCAACTCGGCAAGCATGGATAGAGATGCCGGTGTTCTGGTTGGGATCCTTCCTGTTCTGCGCCGTGATGGTGTTCTTCTGCATAGGCATCGGTTTTCGAGCCCACAAGCTGCAGTTCTGCAGCACCACCGCGGCGTTGCCGAAGATGAAGTCGACGGTGCCGTAGACGTCGCACTCCCGGAAGAACTGCCGCTGGGAGTGCACGTATAGCGTGTCCTGGTAGCCGATTATGTTGCACCGGTACACGACGGCGTGGTCCGCCCCCACCCGGAGCGCCACCGCCTGGTGCTTCGCCGGCCCGGCCCAGTTCTCTATGGTCATGTCCCTCATTATGAACCCATTCCCCGTCGACGCTGTCCATTTCAACAAATAAAACCATCGATTAGGATTTGGTCATCGCGAACTGGTGATTGTAGCTTAGATTGAGAAAGAATTGGTGATGTACCGAAGGTGGCGGTGTGGAAGGTGGTGTAGTTTTCGGCGACGCTGCGGGATGCGGCGACGATTGTCTTGCCCTTGCCGTCGCCGATGAACATTAGATTCGTTTTCTTCCGGCTGACCTTGATGTTCTCGTCGTAGCGGCCGGCCTTGACGTAGATGATAATGCGGCGGGTGCTGCGCTCTGGGGCGGCTTTGACGGCGTCGGCGATGGACTTGTAAGTCCCGTTGCCGTCCTTGGACACCACCATGTCGGCCTGGATCTGGGCCACGGGAACCTGAAGCAGCTTCCGGTCTCTCCTCCCCAGCCACTCCGGGAAATCTCCGTCGCCGGAGGAAAGGAGGCGCCGCTTCTTGTTCTTGATGGGGATGCCGGAGAAGTCCTTGTTCCGGCTGACGGCGGAGAAGATGGCGAGGCAGTTGCTGACAAGCTCGGCGAGGTCCTTAAGTTTGCTCTGCATCTGGGCCCTGACGTAGCCGTCGGCGACGTCGGTGAGGCCCTCGGTGCAGGTATCCTGGTTGGTGAGAGCGGCGCTGAGCCAGGTGAGCACGTCCTCGTTGGAGGCGCCGGCGGGGCCGGAGGCGGAGGGGGAGACG
The sequence above is a segment of the Elaeis guineensis isolate ETL-2024a chromosome 7, EG11, whole genome shotgun sequence genome. Coding sequences within it:
- the LOC105048340 gene encoding probable pectinesterase/pectinesterase inhibitor 34, whose product is MGYGRLSSSESLPSVYEPPPSQTGSTRRKRLFILLGLLTVVLLVASGVSFGLLVGFRAGSSGSGRNRSPTQAISQTCGLTLYPALCISSLLDFPGAFDARDRDLVHISLNMTMQRVSKALYGASAIAGVSMDALARAAYEDCMELLEDSLDQLSESLAVVSPSASGPAGASNEDVLTWLSAALTNQDTCTEGLTDVADGYVRAQMQSKLKDLAELVSNCLAIFSAVSRNKDFSGIPIKNKKRRLLSSGDGDFPEWLGRRDRKLLQVPVAQIQADMVVSKDGNGTYKSIADAVKAAPERSTRRIIIYVKAGRYDENIKVSRKKTNLMFIGDGKGKTIVAASRSVAENYTTFHTATFASTGNGFIMRDMTIENWAGPAKHQAVALRVGADHAVVYRCNIIGYQDTLYVHSQRQFFRECDVYGTVDFIFGNAAVVLQNCSLWARKPMPMQKNTITAQNRKDPNQNTGISIHACRVAATPDLVPVRWNYSTYLGRPWKLYSRTVYMLSYMGDHINPAGWLEWNATFALDTLYYGEYMNYGPGAALGKRVNWTGYRVITLPEEASKFTVAQFIYGSSWLPSTGVAFLAGLSL